The stretch of DNA tagtcttcaactttattcttccctttgtctaacctcgagtttcgtacttcttgatctaaaatagtaaatttaacttatttaataatcacattcatcaaaacagccctcgactctaactttttcaaaattacaattttgcccctaaacttttacataattacattttttccccaaggctcggaaattaaacttcatctcttattcttatgttttataacattctgaacatttttcccttctatggcaacatcaaattcccactctaacatgtacttatgaacattaggtatttttaccgattatgtcgttttactcgttttcacttaaaatcgcttagcaaaagttgtttaacataatttatagcttcatattctatcataaaacatcaaaataaatacttttcacctatgggtatttttccaaatataaaccctaggttaaattattgctagaataagctaaattaagctaccgggatctcaaaaacgtaaagaacattaaaaacggggcttgggatcacttactatggagcttggaagcttgaaaaccctaactatggcttccccccttgctgatttcgttcatatgaagaagatgatgatttttgccatctttttcccttttaattcattttaattactagattaccaaattgcccctaacttaaaaattttctatttcacttatctcatgtccatttttgtctaccaagttaccaatggtataattaccatataaggacctccaatttaaagtttcataacaattggacacctctaacatgtagaactcaacttttgcactttttacaatttagttcttttgactaaattgagtgcccaaacgtcgaaattttcgaacgaaattttcaaaaaatcattttgtgaaattgtagaccataaaaatataagaaaaataaaatttttctcatcggatttgtggttccgaaaccactgttccgataacctcaaatttgggccattacaaaaACATTATACTCCACAATAGCATGGATTTGAGTGATTGAATGAGTCTTTGCTTGAGCATAACCTCGAGCGAATCAGAAAACACCGCTCCCACCAACAATCGGCATCTCTCTCACGGCGGAAAGAACCTCATTGCGCCCCAAAACACTAAGAGTGCTACCATTGTATTTACCTTCCGTGAAAGCAAAGTTGAGCACCATTAACAAGCTTAATTCCGCTTGCGACACGACCACATATGATCCTTGCGCTTTTCCCACCATTTTTGAGTTGACATCGGGCTCGATCATCAAAGGGTCATCGACAACATATACATCTCCGAAGATCAATGGTGAGGAACGGTTGGTCAAGGGTGCTTCAGCTGCGACACGGATTGCAGTGGCGTTTTTACCGGAGATTACATCGTGGAAGTAGAAGTGAAGGTGAGATAACCTTTCTCGCTTGAGACCCAATGATGATATAGATATGTATTTGCCAAAAACCTCAGAATCCGACCGACGACCAGCGATGACAGTGATGAAGAAGAGAATAAGGAATAAGATGAAGCTATGGGTTTTGAGCATTGACGACGCCATATTAGCACATAGATGATAGTTCAAGAGTTGAAATATAAGGGGGGTTGGTATTTATTTTCGAAATGCACACTCAACTTGACGCAATTTATAATACCAAAAGTATCCCACCAAGGCGTTGACGTTTGACTTTTCACCTTTTATTTCTCAATATAGTTATTGATGTGCAgattattcattattttattttggcaTCATCCTCGTgtgaaaacaagaaaataatttaCAGCTAAACTTGATGTTGAATCATAAAATAGGTGGTTTAAGtgattcaattgattttttttattgagtcttaatttgattAGCATTAATATTGTTGTTAACGTAAGAAGACGTAGGTTCGTGCATACTGAAGCgtgtttatcttcttatttaaatgttgaaattgattatgaataatttataaaaaataataataatatccttTTCAATccgcaaaaataaaataaaaaattgttaaaattgggttttttattattttacttttaataaaaatatttctttttcgtttttatctttgatttatcatttttctaattttagtaactttttaatatttatttcaaatcttttatgattttttaaattattctcaAATAAGTTAAATTGAAGTTTAAGCCCtcgaaaacatattttaattttcccCCTCGTAAAATATTTAGTGTGGaattaaatattttgtaattctttacgtgtttttttaaagaaataattattttggtcttaattttaatttaatttttaatcaatattCAAGTGGGTTAATTGTTAAGTTAATATAAAATGgttttaaacataatttaattcttttaattagaTTATAATCTTTTGATGTTGtagttttaataattttgaatgtGCAAAATTGTATTTCtcaagttaaattattatttaataaatttcattatgttttaaatggtaaatatgAAACACGATATAGAAATCCATGACTTTACAGTAACCTTCTAAGCAGAAGCGAAGCCCTAccatgaaattataaattagtaatagtaaaattacattttgatttctcaaataataaaattttgatgtaattctttaaaaattataaagatataggctattaaaatggtgaaattatatttttactgaCATAAAACTATACAATTTAGTTTCGTCCCCAAAAATATTTCTGTTTAAGATATAGAAATGCTATTATCTCAACCAAccaatataataatgaaaaaggATTGTATGGAACTGCGATTCCACGTCACCCCTATTCATTCCCAATAAGAAAATGACAAATCAGAgttttaattttagcttttagcatttttagttggatttaatttttttcaggAGGAAAAAGCCAGAAATCAAGAGAAAAAATATGATTTGCCACTTTTTTATTGAAAAGAGATAATGATGATATGGGattacagtttcatacaatccatTCTCTATAATAATTGCTTCACAAATcaaatgaaaaagttaaaatttataagATTTATATAATCTTTAATTGTTACTTTGTCATATCCATTGGATTTTTTCCTTAGTTAGTTAAATAAATTTGGGTGATTACGAAAGGGTTGTTGGATTGCGTTTCTTACAAAATATTGTTCGTTTTAAGGGGTATTTGATTTAAGAAATATATGGTTACATTTAGTAATAATATTACGAGAATTTGAGATTATGGATGATATATCATATTATGTTGTTTGATTCTTATTCGtcgaatttaatatttatgtatcTGATCGACAGAATCTAAAATTTCTTAGAAGtacattttaaattacttttattataaaatttgtttttttaataagttTAGTTCTAAATATTCgatgttgaaataaatttataaatcacgattataataattcatgaaaagTTTGCATCATTAATCGTCATTATAATTAGGAATAATGGCAAGTTTTACCCCTCCACTTTTGGGTACATTACCCTAATACTGTTAAAAATGATGACTTGACATGTTGACCAATTAGGTGGTGCCATGTGGCACTTTATTGACTCGTTGACTATGAGTTCATGGGCATCTCAGCAATAAGCCCAACAACATTTTTCTCccccaaattattgattttttttttcacgtttttcttgttttctttttctttggttttcttCTGTTTCCTTAAACCACTATTTATGACATAAACATGGTTTATTTGCATATAAGCCCTTGGTACAATTACCACTCAAGAATTGGCTCAAATTCAAATTAACTCCAACTAGTTTTTAATCACTGCATAATTTAGTTCTAGTACTATTTATgtaataaattaatcaatttaatcactaattaattatatttaattatttactaaatatttttatttctaatttaattccTAATATTTCTATTTTCTAATTTCACACTTACTTTGTAACTACtcgataaaaaaata from Gossypium hirsutum isolate 1008001.06 chromosome D04, Gossypium_hirsutum_v2.1, whole genome shotgun sequence encodes:
- the LOC107898343 gene encoding dirigent protein 21, yielding MASSMLKTHSFILFLILFFITVIAGRRSDSEVFGKYISISSLGLKRERLSHLHFYFHDVISGKNATAIRVAAEAPLTNRSSPLIFGDVYVVDDPLMIEPDVNSKMVGKAQGSYVVVSQAELSLLMVLNFAFTEDQEVRNSRLDKGKNKVED